The Mus caroli chromosome 1, CAROLI_EIJ_v1.1, whole genome shotgun sequence genome has a window encoding:
- the Disp1 gene encoding protein dispatched homolog 1 isoform X2 — MCTLLIVVCALVGVLVPELPDFSDPLLGFEPRGTTIGQRLVTWNNMMRNTGYKATLANYPYKYAEEQARSHRDDRWSDDHHERERREVDWNFQKDSFFCDVPSDGYSRVVFASAGGETLWNLPAIKSMCDVDNSRIRSHPQFSDLCQRTTAVSCCPSWTLGNYIAILNNRSSCQKIVERDVSHTLKLLRTCAKHYQNGTLGPDCWDKAARRKDQLKCTNVPRKCTKYNAVYQILHYLVDKDFMTPKTADYAVPALKYSMLFSPTEKGESMMNIYLDNFENWNSSDGITTVTGIEFGIKHSLFQDYLLMDTVYPAIAIAIVLLIMCVYTKSMFITLMTMFAIISSLIVSYFLYRVVFNFEFFPFMNLTALIILVGIGADDAFVLCDVWNYTKFDKPRAETSEAVSVTLQHAALSMFVTSFTTAAAFYANYVSNITAIRCFGVYAGTAILVNYVLMVTWLPAVIVLHERYLLNIFTCFRKPQPQAYDKSCWAVLCQKCRRVLFAISEASRIFFEKVLPCIVIKFRYLWLIWFLALTVGGAYIVCVNPKMKLPSLELSEFQVFRSSHPFERYDAEFKKLFMFERVHHGEELHMPITVIWGVSPEDSGDPLNPKSKGELTLDSTFNIASPASQAWILHFCQKLRNQTFFHQTEQQDFTSCFIETFKQWMENQDCDEPALYPCCSHCSFPYKQEVFELCIKKAIMELDRSTGYHLNNKTPGPRFDINDTIRAVVLEFQSTFLFTLAYEKMQQFYKEVDSWISHELSSAPEGLSRGWFVSNLEFYDLQDSLSDGTLIAMGLSVAVAFSVMLLTTWNIIISLYAIVSIAGTIFVTVGSLVLLGWELNVLESVTISVAVGLSVDFAVHYGVAYRLAPDPDREGKVIFSLSRMGSAIAMAALTTFVAGAMMMPSTVLAYTQLGTFMMLVMCVSWAFATFFFQCLCRCLGPQGTCGQIPFPTKLQCSPFSHTLSARPGDRGPSKTHAASAYSVDARGQKSQLEHEFYELQPLASHSCTSSEKTTYEEPHACSEFFNGQAKNLRMPVPAAYSSELTKSPSSEPGSALLQSCLEQDTVCHFSLNLRCNCRDAYTHLQYGLPEIHCQQMGDSLCHKCASTAGGFVQIQNVVAPLKASHQATEDPLHPAQHMLPLGMQNSRPRNFFLHSVQHFQAQENLGRTSAHSTDEHLPRTAEPSPPLSDSRSNESFQRACCDPENNQRRLCKSRDPGDTEGSGGTETKVSSLPNQTDEEEKQVEPSLLQTDETVNSEHLNHNESNFTFSHLPGEAGCRSCPNSPQSCRSIMRLKCGSADCQMPNLEANVPAVPTHSDLSGESLLIKTL, encoded by the exons ATGTGCACGCTGCTCATCGTGGTCTGTGCCCTGGTGGGGGTCCTAGTGCCGGAGCTCCCCGACTTCTCGGACCCGCTGCTG GGCTTTGAACCAAGAGGGACCACGATAGGACAGAGGCTGGTCACGTGGAATAACATGATGCGAAACACAGGGTACAAAGCAACATTGGCCAACTATCCTTATAAGTATGCAGAGGAGCAAGCCCGAAG CCACCGGGATGACAGATGGTCAGACGAtcaccatgagagagagagaagagaagtagactGGAACTTCCAGAAAGACAGCTTCTTCTGCGATGTTCCAA GTGACGGGTACTCCAGGGTAGTGTTTGCTTCAGCAGGAGGGGAGACTCTGTGGAATTTACCTGCAATTAAGTCCATGTGTGATGTGGATAATTCCAGG ATCAGATCCCACCCCCAGTTCAGCGATCTCTGCCAGAGGACCACTGCCGTCTCCTGCTGCCCGAGCTGGACCCTGGGGAATTACATCGCCATTCTGAATAACAGATCATCCTGTCAGAAGATTGTTGAGCGAGATGTCTCTCACACGCTGAAGCTGCTCCGGACCTGCGCCAAGCACTACCAAAACGGCACCCTGGGGCCAGACTGCTGGGACAAGGCGGCCAGAAGGAAGGACCAGCTCAAGTGTACCAACGTGCCGCGCAAGTGTACCAAATACAACGCCGTGTACCAGATTCTCCACTACCTGGTAGACAAGGACTTCATGACCCCAAAGACGGCTGACTACGCCGTGCCAGCTTTAAAGTACAGCATGCTCTTCTCCCCCACGGAGAAAGGGGAGAGCATGATGAACATTTACCTGGACAACTTCGAAAACTGGAACTCCTCGGACGGCATCACCACCGTCACCGGCATCGAGTTTGGCATCAAACACAGCTTGTTCCAGGATTACCTCCTCATGGACACCGTGTACCCCGCCATCGCCATCGCCATCGTCCTGCTCATCATGTGTGTCTACACCAAGTCCATGTTCATCACGCTCATGACCATGTTTGCCATCATCAGCTCGCTCATCGTCTCCTACTTCCTCTACCGAGTCGTCTTTAACTTCGAGTTTTTCCCCTTTATGAACCTCACTGCGCTCATCATCCTGGTCGGGATTGGTGCGGACGATGCTTTCGTCCTGTGCGACGTCTGGAACTACACCAAGTTCGACAAGCCTCGCGCAGAAACTTCAGAGGCAGTGAGCGTCACCTTGCAGCATGCAGCCCTCTCCATGTTTGTCACCAGCTTCACCACTGCCGCTGCCTTCTACGCTAACTACGTCAGCAACATCACGGCCATCAGGTGCTTCGGGGTGTACGCGGGGACCGCCATTTTGGTGAATTACGTCTTGATGGTCACCTGGCTCCCGGCTGTGATTGTTCTGCATGAGCGATACCTCCTCAATATATTCACCTGCTTCAGGAAGCCCCAGCCACAAGCCTACGACAAGAGCTGCTGGGCAGTGCTCTGTCAGAAGTGCCGCAGGGTGCTCTTTGCCATCTCAGAGGCATCACGGATTTTCTTTGAAAAGGTGCTGCCGTGCATCGTCATCAAGTTTCGCTACCTTTGGCTCATCTGGTTCCTTGCCCTGACTGTGGGCGGGGCCTACATCGTGTGCGTAAACCCAAAGATGAAACTGCCGTCGCTGGAGCTGTCCGAGTTCCAGGTGTTTCGGTCCTCTCATCCTTTCGAGCGCTATGATGCCGAGTTCAAGAAGCTCTTCATGTTTGAGCGGGTTCACCACGGAGAGGAGCTGCATATGCCCATCACGGTGATCTGGGGTGTGTCCCCAGAAGACAGCGGCGACCCTCTGAACCCCAAGAGCAAAGGGGAGCTGACACTAGATAGCACGTTCAACATTGCTAGCCCGGCCTCCCAGGCCTGGATTTTACACTTCTGTCAGAAGCTGAGGAACCAGACCTTCTTCCACCAGACGGAGCAGCAGGACTTCACCAGCTGTTTCATCGAGACcttcaaacagtggatggagaaCCAGGACTGTGACGAGCCTGCCCTGTATCCCTGCTGCAGCCACTGCAGCTTCCCCTATAAGCAAGAGGTTTTCGAGCTGTGCATCAAGAAGGCCATCATGGAGCTGGACAGGAGCACGGGGTACCATCTGAATAACAAGACCCCAGGGCCAAGGTTCGACATCAACGACACCATCCGGGCCGTGGTGCTGGAGTTCCAGAGCACCTTCCTCTTCACCCTGGCCTACGAGAAGATGCAGCAGTTCTACAAGGAGGTGGACTCGTGGATTTCCCACGAGCTGAGTTCGGCCCCCGAGGGCCTCAGCCGCGGCTGGTTTGTCAGCAACCTGGAGTTCTATGACCTGCAGGACAGCCTTTCCGACGGCACCCTCATCGCCATGGGGCTCTCGGTGGCCGTTGCCTTCAGTGTGATGCTGCTGACCACGTGGAATATCATCATAAGCCTGTATGCCATCGTCTCCATAGCTGGAACCATATTTGTCACAGTCGGGTCCCTGGTCCTGCTGGGCTGGGAGCTGAACGTGCTGGAGTCCGTCACCATCTCGGTCGCAGTCGGCCTGTCTGTAGACTTTGCCGTCCACTACGGGGTGGCGTACCGCTTGGCTCCAGATCCCGACCGAGAAGGCAAGGTCATCTTCTCTCTGAGCCGTATGGGCTCTGCGATCGCCATGGCTGCACTGACCACCTTCGTGGCCGGGGCCATGATGATGCCCTCCACGGTCCTGGCTTACACGCAGCTGGGCACGTTCATGATGCTCGTCATGTGTGTGAGCTGGGCCTTCGCCACCTTCTTCTTCCAGTGCCTGTGTCGGTGCCTGGGGCCACAAGGCACCTGCGGCCAGATCCCTTTCCCTACAAAGCTCCAGTGCAGTCCCTTTTCCCACACCTTGTCTGCAAGGCCTGGGGACAGGGGACCAAGCAAAACACACGCCGCCAGTGCGTACAGCGTAGATGCCAGGGGCCAGAAATCCCAACTGGAACATGAGTTTTACGAGTTACAGCCCCTGGCATCTCACAGCTGCACTTCCTCAGAGAAGACTACGTACGAAGAGCCACACGCCTGCTCTGAATTTTTCAACGGCCAAGCAAAGAATTTAAGGATGCCTGTGCCTGCAGCCTACAGCAGCGAACTCACCAAAAGCCCCAGCAGTGAGCCAGGCTCAGCCTTGCTGCAGTCCTGTCTGGAGCAGGACACTGTGTGCCACTTCTCTCTCAATCTGAGATGTAACTGCCGAGACGCCTACACACACTTACAGTATGGCTTACCAGAAATCCACTGCCAGCAGATGGGTGACTCCTTATGCCACAAGTGTGCCTCCACTGCAGGCGGCTTTGTCCAGATTCAGAATGTGGTGGCACCTCTGAAGGCCTCACACCAAGCCACGGAGGACCCTCTGCATCCTGCCCAGCACATGCTGCCCCTAGGAATGCAGAATTCTCGGCCTAGGAATTTCTTTCTCCACTCAGTGCAGCACTTTCAGGCCCAAGAAAACCTGGGTCGCACCAGCGCACACAGCACAGATGAGCATCTTCCCAGGACAGCAGAGCCGTCACCGCCACTGTCTGACAGCAGGAGCAATGAGTCTTTCCAGAGAGCTTGTTGCGATCCTGAGAATAACCAACGGAGACTCTGCAAAAGTAGAGACCCAGGGGACACAGAGGGCAGTGGAGGGACAGAAACCAAGGTCTCTAGTTTACCAAACCAGACTGACGAGGAGGAGAAGCAAGTGGAGCCAAGCCTGCTGCAGACCGATGAAACTGTGAACTCAGAACATTTAAATCATAACGAATCAAACTTTACATTCAGCCATTTACCAGGGGAGGCGGGCTGCAGGTCCTGCCCAAACAGTCCACAGAGTTGTAGAAGCATCATGAGATTGAAGTGCGGGTCTGCGGACTGCCAGATGCCAAACCTTGAAGCCAATGTGCCTGCTGTACCAACACACTCAGACCTGTCTGGCGAGAGTCTGTTAATAAAAACACTATAA